A single window of Anopheles moucheti chromosome 2, idAnoMoucSN_F20_07, whole genome shotgun sequence DNA harbors:
- the LOC128299700 gene encoding RRP12-like protein, translating to MSKFRSKLKRKDGSKRWKKGGASSSNPQESKHRTKAKSRFFQTNLSLAPPGEPVDQKSKLTLEAVLKHEAIQSYGSGGTGRAKPPTVNDIAASMKSFSMKDGDDEMMSDSQQGTFKTFQTFASNWSACSNMSFKKLLTSFRADSQLQKDMLAILAALTEVIKEQSGTQSSTEYFLALMETIEAAKEDNDINAAVSLLAMGIKSVPQAVLRHKFSDTAPTLLALLERYTETVNQAMVRNLIGCMSVLLRAQAYDQWKMSSTLKFFDAILAFTTHTKPKLRKAAHHAVVAVIHGSCFMLPPKQDQDDGDLTEQSHKATHVKHHPAGGRVARFCSGQFKPENIANNQTVILHTLGLLHNALPGFNKEDIKMVSENLLSIMTATNVLIRANCFQTFHSLFSSRTENLTPVLAGKLLSALYDYRPDRSDSRQIIAWLTVLKEGHLFLAKYDLVLCSTALPKFVQVCAQDFWSSEKLDVVSAASNALKDILYECVQPCCVDAEEVEKHRASLEKVLKYVIDVLCTAPFGHASKQVLIILAVAFDTTGQYFGETLAPALTTLGARYDPQSSTRIQIEHAVLQAVGSMDTSLVLQCIPLAGEDGKIDLDRTWMLPLLREGLQNSSFELFNNVILKLAYQCYMLWQKFKESNNKHQAHIFELLCCQLWGLFPGFCRKPKDVSNFRLIAKTLGMVLNENPDLRSPILDGLKELITHLETPIDREEIGRYAKNFLPRLFNIYTTKPKGSYENEVRQAAFEAIQAYLSITPAPVLDEMFNVALQQLQEKAPGTFIYDTLFDIVEQLALYQTKEKLNEIYKKYITFILKQDKKQETVAKSNANIRRQMKKAFKLLQEILSSENEGCVAFVEAKLGNIEKLLLGTMHLTYDGIQAPRLTCLKLVLEKQSPVLLNGKLVTRTISEVVATYHYEPVKKENIGTDLLEKIGELFDNEEKINEFIELIIAGFMGDSQLVSNTICVLRTVLEKFTGSLSIDSLKFMLDQVLTFLLGKARTEVDAALHFLYTYTRILPIPLVTNYLSLIVNSLSLMVPDTKRHCRLLLGYIWKKLCKRFGAQEVIQLVPGNDEETHKRLKKIRKDLGRAKRNKQDREGKDDAEVEDDDDADFASELQKKSLTIEDILADSDSDSGVEDERKGRAKKKGVDTFIKESEDNIVDLADLDAIGKITTNEPMEDTSKESRAGPSKQRKDANRGFKTAADGRLIIKDIEDYSDSDEDPDEAVGYEDKAKKRIYDQEDSDDSQAEQDFEPNADDDGPSSRKRKAIDALSARSGMTGTSSRYVAGGKGIHRPTAASVKSGYSSKSNRTAKSNVSTGAEYRAKKASGDMLRKGKHEPYAYVPLSRNSLNRRKRAKNAGQFKSIVKGARKGAAAGSKKRLLKAGTKRK from the exons ATGAGTAAATTTCGTTCGAAACTAAAGAGGAAAGATGGTTCAAAGCGATGGAAGAAGGGAGGTGCTTCATCGTCCAATCCTCAGGAAAGCAAACATCGTACCAAGGCAAAAAGCCGGTTCTTCCAAACAAATCTCAGTCTTGCCCCGCCGGGCGAGCCAGTTGACCAGAAAAGCAAGTTAACACTCGAAGCTGTCCTGAAACATGAAGCCATTCAGTCGTACGGCAGTGGAGGTACGGGCAGAGCCAAGCCACCGACAGTGAACGATATTGCGGCCAGTATGAAATCATTCAGCATGAAAGATGGCGACGATGAAATGATGTCCGATTCGCAGCAGGGAACGTTCAAAACCTTCCAAACGTTCGCCTCCAACTGGAGTGCTTGTTCAAATATGAGCTTCAAGAA ACTTCTGACCAGCTTCCGTGCCGATTCTCAACTGCAGAAAGATATGCTTGCGATACTGGCCGCCCTTACCGAGGTTATTAAGGAGCAGTCGGGCACTCAGAGCAGCACCGAATACTTTCTCGCCCTAATGGAGACGATTGAAGCGGCCAAAGAAGATAACGACATCAATGCAGCCGTTTCACTGTTAGCCATGGGCATCAAGTCCGTACCGCAAGCCGTGCTGCGTCACAAGTTCTCGGACACGGCACCGACACTGCTAGCGCTGCTCGAAAGATATACCGAGACGGTAAACCAAGCAATGGTCCGCAATCTGATCGGTTGCATGTCGGTATTGTTACGGGCGCAGGCCTACGATCAGTGGAAGATGTCTTCAACGTTGAAATTTTTCGACGCCATACTAGCGTTCACCACACACACCAAGCCGAAACTGCGCAAAGCGGCTCACCATGCGGTGGTAGCCGTGATTCACGGGAGCTGCTTTATGCTTCCACCCAAGCAAGATCAAGATGATGGTGACCTTACGGAGCAATCACATAAAGCAACCCATGTAAAGCATCACCCGGCAGGTGGTCGTGTGGCACGGTTCTGCAGTGGGCAATTTAAGCCGGAAAATATTGCCAACAACCAAACGGTCATTTTGCACACGCTAGGTCTGCTGCATAATGCGTTGCCCGGATTTAACAAAGAGGACATCAAGATGGTATCGGAGAATCTCCTATCGATCATGACCGCCACTAACGTGTTGATTCGTGCGAATTGCTTCCAAACCTTCCACTCACTATTTTCGTCAAGGACGGAAAATCTTACTCCCGTGTTGGCAGGGAAGCTACTGTCCGCGCTGTACGATTACCGTCCGGATCGGTCCGATTCGCGTCAGATCATCGCCTGGTTGACGGTGCTCAAAGAGGGCCATCTGTTTCTGGCCAAGTACGATCTCGTGCTTTGCAGTACAGCTCTACCCAAGTTCGTACAGGTGTGTGCTCAAGATTTCTGGTCTTCCGAAAAATTGGACGTAGTATCGGCTGCTTCCAATGCCCTGAAGGACATTCTTTACGAGTGCGTTCAACCATGCTGTGTCGATGCGGAAGAAGTAGAAAAACACCGCGCTTCACTGGAGAAGGTACTGAAGTACGTGATTGATGTACTTTGTACAGCTCCGTTCGGGCATGCCTCCAAACAAGTATTGATCATCTTGGCTGTAGCGTTTGATACCACGGGACAATACTTTGGCGAAACATTGGCACCCGCCCTGACAACGCTCGGCGCCCGCTACGATCCTCAGTCATCGACACGCATCCAAATCGAACATGCCGTCCTGCAAGCCGTGGGCTCCATGGATACCAGCCTAGTGCTGCAGTGTATCCCACTCGCCGGAGAGGACGGAAAGATAGATCTTGATCGTACGTGGATGTTGCCGCTGTTGCGCGAAGGTCTACAGAACTCGAGCTTCGAACTGTTCAACAATGTCATTTTGAAACTCGCCTACCAGTGCTACATGTTGTGGCAAAAGTTTAAAGAATCGAACAACAAGCATCAAGCACACATCTTCGAGTTGCTGTGCTGTCAGCTTTGGGGTCTATTTCCCGGGTTCTGTCGCAAACCGAAGGATGTGTCCAACTTCCGGCTGATTGCGAAAACGCTCGGTATGGTGCTGAACGAAAATCCCGATCTTCGGTCCCCCATATTGGACGGTTTGAAGGAGCTTATAACGCACCTCGAAACGCCCATCGATCGGGAAGAAATTGGCCGGTATGCGAAAAATTTCCTGCCACGTTTGTTTAACATCTACACCACGAAACCGAAAGGGAGCTACGAGAATGAAGTTCGTCAAGCCGCATTTGAAGCGATACAAGCGTACCTTTCCATCACACCCGCACCGGTGCTGGATGAGATGTTTAATGTGGCATTGCAGCAACTGCAAGAGAAGGCACCGGGAACATTTATTTACGACACACTGTTCGACATTGTGGAGCAACTGGCCCTGTACCAAACGAAGGAGAAGCTGAACGAGATTTACAAAAAGTACATCACGTTCATATTGAAGCAGGATAAAAAGCAGGAAACGGTCGCCAAATCGAACGCCAACATACGTCGGCAGATGAAGAAAGCGTTTAAATTGCTGCAAGAAATTTTGAGCTCAGAAAATGAAGGCTGTGTGGCGTTTGTGGAAGCCAAGCTGGGCAATATCGAGAAGCTGCTTCTCGGTACGATGCACTTGACGTACGATGGCATTCAGGCACCACGTTTAAC ATGTTTGAAACTGGTATTGGAAAAACAGTCGCCGGTTTTGTTGAATGGCAAATTGGTGACACGCACAATCTCGGAAGTGGTCGCCACGTATCATTACGAACCcgtaaagaaggaaaacattgGTACGGACCTGTTGGAAAAAATCGGTGAATTGTTCGAT AATGAGGAAAAAATTAACGAATTCATCGAGCTTATCATTGCTGGCTTTATGGGCGATAGTCAGCTGGTATCCAATACGATTTGTGTGCTGCGTACCGTGCTGGAAAAGTTTACTGGATCGTTATCGATCGATTCACTGAAGTTTATGCTAGATCAGGTGCTTACCTTCCTGTTGGGTAAAGCACGAACGGAAGTCGATGCTGCTCTACATTTCCTGTACACCTACACGAGAATTCTTCCGATTCCTCTTGTGACCAACTACCTTTCCTTGATC GTAAACAGTCTCTCGCTGATGGTTCCGGACACGAAACGTCATTGCCGGTTGCTGTTGGGTTATATTTGGAAGAAATTGTGCAAGCGGTTTGGTGCACAAGAAGTCATACAACTTGTACCAGGGAACGATGAGGAGACGCACAAGCGTTTGAAGAAAATCCGAAAGGATTTGGGCCGAGCGAAACGCAACAAGCAGGACCGTGAAGGCAAGGATGATGCCGAGGTGGAGGACGACGATGACGCCGACTTTGCGAGCGAACTGCAGAAGAAGAGCTTAAC GATTGAGGATATTCTCGCGGACTCTGATTCGGATTCTGGCGTGGAAGATGAACGGAAGGGTCGTGCAAAGAAGAAGGGAGTGGATACGTTCATAAAGGAATCGGAAGATAACATAGTTGATTTGGCAGATCTGGATGCGATTGGAAAAATTACaa cTAATGAACCAATGGAAGACACAAGTAAGGAATCGCGAGCCGGCCCCAGCAAACAGCGAAAGGATGCGAACCGTGGATTCAAAACGGCCGCCGATGGTCGGCTCATCATCAAGGATATTGAAGATTATTCCGATTCTGACGAGGATCCGGATGAGGCTGTTGGGTATGAAGACAAGGCGAAAAAGCGCATCTACGATCAGGAAGATAGCGATGACAGTCAGGCCGAACAGGACTTTGAGCCGAACGCGGACGATGACGGACCTTCGTCCCGGAAGCGCAAGGCTATCGATGCGCTCAGCGCACGGTCAGGCATGACGGGCACGTCGAGTCGATATGTGGCCGGTGGTAAGGGTATCCATCGACCGACGGCTGCCTCTGTGAAGTCTGGTTACAGCAGCAAGTCGAATCGCACGGCGAAATCGAACGTTTCGACCGGTGCCGAATATCGTGCAAAGAAAGCGTCCGGTGATATGCTACGTAAGGGCAAGCACGAACCATACGCGTATGTTCCGCTTAGCCGTAATTCTCTCAATCGAAG GAAACGAGCGAAAAATGCAGGACAATTTAAGAGCATTGTAAAGGGTGCGAGGAAAGGTGCAGCTGCCGGATCCAAGAAACGGCTACTAAAGGCTGGTACAAAGCGGAAGTAA
- the LOC128299703 gene encoding transport and Golgi organization protein 2, translating into MCILFVYVGDGSVPGRYRLVLASNRDEFYARPAKSAAPWEENARVIGGRDMEPGREGGTWLAIGNHPEGRIKLGALLNVTGETKPNVTNGRGPIVANFLTGELTGRTYSEQLLAQDNFGAFNFVSIELNTTNGDGEDRPEGSSQTAGGTILHTSNAPHSIATCKTGEALGFGNSTLEKPLQKVCQGRDQFAEIVTRRNVPFADKDAFVDELMGLLKNDVRHFPDAELTRRAGQHAEFLSSINVRMPNGSYGSRTRTVILIDQSNHMEFIEETLVGTDPLTGEWLTTRIEREFS; encoded by the exons ATGTGCATTCTGTTCGTTTACGTTGGTGATGGTTCCGTGCCGGGACGGTACCGGTTAGTGTTGGCATCAAACCGAGATGAATTTTACGCTCGTCCGGCCAAGTCGGCTGCACCGTGGGAGGAAAATGCTCGTGTCATTGGGGGTCGTGATATGGAACCGGGTCGTGAAGGTGGTACTTGGCTGGCGATCGGCAACCATCCCGAAGGGCGGATCAAACTCGGCGCGCTGCTTAACGTAACCGGCGAAACTAAGCCTAACGTTACCAATGGCCGGGGGCCGATCGTGGCTAATTTCTTAACGGGAGAACTAACCGGCCGTACGTACAGCGAACAGCTACTAGCTCAGGATAACTTCGGTGCGTTCAATTTCGTTTCGATTGAGTTGAATACGACGAATGGCGATGGGGAAGATCGCCCGGAGGGTTCAAGCCAAACTGCCGGAGGGACCATACTGCACACGAGCAATGCTCCACACAGTATTGCCACGTGTAAGACCGGCGAAGCGTTGGGATTTGGCAATAGTACGCTGGAAAAGCCGCTGCAGAAAGTTTGCCAAGGAAGGGACCAGTTTGCCGAGATCGTCACTAGACGTAATGTACCTTTTGCCGATAAAGATGCCTTCGTGGACGAACTTATGGGATTGTTAAAGAACGATGTGCG CCACTTTCCGGACGCTGAATTGACGAGGCGCGCTGGACAGCACGCGGAATTTCTTTCGAGCATTAACGTGCGCATGCCCAACGGTAGTTACGGCAGTAGAACCCGTACAGTGATACTCATTGATCAAAGTAATCACATGGAATTCATCGAGGAAACGTTGGTTGGCACAGATCCTCTTACAGGAGAATGGCTAACTACGAGAATTGAACGAGAATTCTCCTAG
- the LOC128299115 gene encoding uncharacterized protein LOC128299115 — protein sequence MRRPSTASDQTPTATVRAKHEILAKSSHVVDVFWPFLAEFNIQVQGQPDFWQGFSLHYDHHHHHHHQQQRYTIIVEIRTPKRIPPVARQTHRQARLDRSREFQEKIQT from the exons ATGAGACGACCTTCAACTGCATCAGATCAAACAC caacagcaacggtgCGAGCTAAGCATGAAATCCTTGCCAAGTCGTCGCACGTTGTCGACGTGTTTTGGCCCTTCCTTGCCGAGTTCAACATCCAGGTCCAAGGTCAACCGGATTTTTGGCAAGGGTTCAGCTTGCAttacgatcatcatcatcatcatcaccatcagcagcaacgaTACACGATTATAGTTG AAATTCGTACACCTAAGCGAATTCCGCCCGTGGCCCGGCAAACGCATCGGCAAGCTCGGCTCGATCGATCCCGGGAGTTCCAGGAAAAGATACAAACATAA